One window from the genome of Equus quagga isolate Etosha38 chromosome 6, UCLA_HA_Equagga_1.0, whole genome shotgun sequence encodes:
- the OXGR1 gene encoding 2-oxoglutarate receptor 1, translating to MNEPLDDFANASHFPNYAAAFGNCTDEKIPLKRHYFPVIYSIVFLVGFPGNAVAISTYIFKMRPWKSSTIIMLNLACTDLLYLTSLPFLIHYYASGENWIFGDFMCKFIHFGFHFNLYSSILFLTCFSIFRYFVIIHPMSCFSIHKTRWAVVACAVVWIISLAVVVPMTFLITSTTRANRSACLDLTNSDDLTTVKWYNLILTATTFCLPLLIVTLCYTMIIYTLTQGPRTHNCLKQKARRLTILLLLVFYICFLPFHILRVIRIESRLLSISCSIENQIHGAYIVSRPLTALNTFGNLLLYMVVSNNFQQAMCSMVRCKARRNSEEAKKIGHSNNP from the coding sequence ATGAATGAGCCACTAGACGATTTTGCAAATGCTTCTCATTTCCCCAATTATGCAGCTGCTTTTGGAAACTGCACTGATGAAAAAATCCCACTCAAGAGGCACTACTTCCCTGTTATTTACAGCATCGTCTTCCTGGTGGGCTTTCCAGGGAACGCTGTAGCAATTTCCacttacattttcaaaatgcGGCCCTGGAAAAGCAGCACCATCATCATGCTGAACCTGGCCTGCACAGACCTGCTGTATCTAACCAGCCTTCCTTTCCTGATTCACTACTACGCCAGTGGCGAGAACTGGATCTTTGGGGATTTCATGTGCAAGTTTATCCACTTCGGCTTCCATTTCAACCTGTACAGCAGCATCCTCTTCCTCACCTGTTTCAGCATCTTCCGCTACTTTGTCATCATTCACCCGATGAGCTGCTTTTCCATTCACAAAACTCGGTGGGCCGTGGTGGCCTGTGCTGTGGTGTGGATCATTTCGCTAGCGGTCGTCGTTCCCATGACCTTCCTGATCACGTCAACCACCAGGGCCAATAGATCTGCCTGCCTTGACCTCACCAATTCGGATGACCTCACTACTGTCAAATGGTACAATCTAATTTTGACTGCAACCACTTTCTGCCTCCCCCTGCTGATCGTGACACTTTGCTATACAATGATTATCTACACCCTCACCCAGGGACCTCGGACTCACAATTGCCTTAAGCAGAAAGCTCGGAGGCTCACCATTCTGCTGCTCCTCGTGTTTTATATCTGCTTTTTACCCTTCCACATTTTGAGAGTCATTCGCATTGAATCTCGCCTGCTTTCCATCAGCTGCTCCATAGAGAATCAGATCCATGGAGCTTACATTGTTTCTAGACCATTAACTGCCCTGAACACCTTCGGGAACCTGTTGCTGTATATGGTGGTCAGCAACAACTTTCAGCAGGCCATGTGCTCCATGGTGAGATGCAAAGCGAGGAGGAACTcagaggaagcaaagaaaatcGGTCACTCAAACAACCCTTGA